One uncultured Alphaproteobacteria bacterium genomic region harbors:
- a CDS encoding membrane hypothetical protein (Evidence 5 : No homology to any previously reported sequences), which translates to MMTESFAMARVRRLSRRLSRVCVWSVPVLLCAPPLWWGAVDVPAVYSEMPFGIPYPEALAAAQRAAAAAVTLIPAAAMAWLLWLLHRLFAGFARGEVFCEASSDRLRRVARALAVVFAAGVVYRPAIVLALTLGNPPGQRGLSLGLSAGDCAALLLAAVAAMLAWAFAEAARLREENAEIV; encoded by the coding sequence ATGATGACGGAGTCGTTTGCGATGGCGCGGGTGCGTCGGTTGTCCCGGCGGTTGAGCCGGGTGTGCGTCTGGTCGGTTCCGGTGCTGCTGTGCGCGCCGCCGCTGTGGTGGGGGGCGGTCGACGTGCCCGCGGTGTATTCGGAAATGCCCTTCGGCATTCCCTATCCCGAAGCCCTCGCGGCCGCCCAGCGCGCGGCGGCGGCGGCGGTGACGCTGATACCCGCCGCCGCGATGGCGTGGTTGCTGTGGCTTCTGCACCGCCTGTTCGCCGGGTTCGCGCGCGGCGAGGTGTTCTGCGAAGCGAGTTCCGACCGTTTGCGGCGGGTCGCGCGGGCGCTCGCGGTGGTGTTCGCCGCCGGAGTCGTCTATCGCCCCGCGATCGTTCTGGCGCTGACGCTGGGCAATCCGCCCGGTCAGCGGGGGCTGTCGCTCGGCCTTTCGGCGGGGGATTGCGCGGCGCTGCTGCTCGCGGCGGTGGCCGCCATGCTCGCGTGGGCGTTCGCCGAAGCGGCGCGCCTGCGCGAAGAGAACGCGGAGATCGTCTGA
- a CDS encoding Transcriptional regulator, XRE family, with protein sequence MPVVVTLDVMLAKRKRRGNDLAQAIGITESNLSLLRQGRVKGVRFATLEAICRELDCQPGDLLAYVPEPAGGE encoded by the coding sequence ATGCCGGTGGTGGTCACCCTCGACGTGATGCTGGCGAAGCGCAAGCGGCGCGGCAACGATCTGGCCCAGGCGATCGGCATCACCGAATCGAATCTCTCGCTGCTGCGTCAGGGGCGGGTCAAGGGCGTGCGGTTCGCGACTCTGGAGGCGATCTGCCGCGAGCTGGACTGTCAGCCGGGCGATCTGCTCGCCTACGTGCCCGAGCCCGCCGGGGGCGAATGA
- a CDS encoding conserved hypothetical protein (Evidence 4 : Homologs of previously reported genes of unknown function), translating to MLSDIRTYLSARGRAPLSDIAVRLGVTPDTARGMLQHWMRKGKVCRLADCKACSRGCGECAESAANEIYEWRA from the coding sequence ATGCTGAGTGACATCCGCACCTATCTCTCGGCGCGCGGCCGCGCGCCGCTCTCCGACATCGCCGTCCGCCTCGGCGTCACCCCCGACACCGCGCGCGGCATGCTCCAGCACTGGATGCGCAAAGGCAAGGTCTGCCGCCTCGCCGACTGCAAGGCCTGTTCGCGCGGCTGCGGCGAATGCGCGGAGAGCGCGGCGAACGAGATCTACGAGTGGCGGGCCTGA
- the feoB gene encoding fused ferrous iron transporter, protein B: GTP-binding protein; membrane protein (Evidence 2a : Function of homologous gene experimentally demonstrated in an other organism; PubMedId : 12446835, 12781516, 8407793; Product type t : transporter), producing MDAKRNAVVAVVGNPNCGKTTLFNALTGARQAVGNWAGVTVEKKVGRAAHAGLALEIVDLPGTYCLSFGDAASEDERIARDYVASGEADAILNIVDASNLERNLYVTLQLIEMRVPMVVALNMMDAAETAGVEIDVAKLSERLGCPVVPMVASRGKGVREVLDALAATIRDPAPAAARVTYPDTVERAVSAAEALPGLVRADARGSNADRRFAALRAIEDIEGAAATLPPQSYGELEKIVAAAEAELGDTLDILLADGRYAFIGDIAADAVRQKGVATAALTQRIDRVVLHRVFGLPIFLGVMYAMFLFTINVGGAFIDFFDQFFATLFVDGFGHLLASIGAPDWAVALLAKGVGGGIQTVATFVPVIGCLFLFLSFLEDSGYMARAAFVMDRVMRAIGLPGKAFVPLIVGFGCSVPAVMAARTLENPRDRILTALMAPFMSCGARLPVYVLFAAAFFPASGQNVVFALYLIGIAAAIGTGFMLKSTLLRGDTAPFIMELPPYHLPQTFSLLLRAWDRLKVFILRAGKMIVSVVVVLSFLNSWGTDGSFGNEDSDQSVLSAIGRTVVPVLSPMGVREDNWPAAVGMFTGIFAKEAVIGTLNALYAGVGDAAAEDDGAAAPEAEESFDLWGGLAGAFATIPENLAGVVDQLADPLGIEVGDLSDSAAVAEENEVDMATFGAMQTLFGSQAAAFAYLLAVLLYMPCVAAMGAIYRETGAGWATFAALWTTGLGYGAATAFYQAATFSEHPGSSAIAIGCVAAALIAAVATLRHLGAPAAGSTVEALRHAE from the coding sequence ATGGACGCCAAGCGGAACGCCGTCGTCGCCGTCGTCGGCAACCCCAACTGCGGCAAGACCACGCTCTTCAACGCGCTGACCGGCGCGCGCCAGGCGGTCGGCAACTGGGCGGGCGTGACGGTCGAAAAGAAGGTCGGCCGCGCCGCCCATGCCGGGCTCGCGCTCGAAATCGTCGACCTGCCCGGCACCTACTGCCTGTCGTTCGGCGACGCCGCATCGGAGGACGAGCGGATCGCGCGCGACTACGTCGCCTCCGGCGAGGCCGACGCGATCCTCAACATCGTCGACGCCTCCAACCTCGAACGGAACCTCTACGTCACCCTCCAGCTCATCGAGATGCGGGTGCCGATGGTGGTGGCGCTCAACATGATGGACGCCGCCGAAACCGCCGGAGTCGAGATCGACGTCGCGAAGCTCTCGGAGCGCCTCGGCTGCCCGGTGGTGCCGATGGTCGCCTCGCGCGGCAAGGGCGTGCGCGAGGTTCTCGACGCACTCGCCGCGACGATCCGCGACCCCGCCCCGGCGGCGGCGCGGGTGACCTATCCGGACACCGTCGAACGCGCGGTGAGCGCCGCCGAGGCGCTGCCGGGGCTGGTGCGCGCCGACGCCCGGGGCTCGAACGCCGATCGTCGCTTCGCCGCCCTGCGCGCGATCGAGGATATCGAAGGCGCGGCCGCCACGCTGCCGCCGCAGAGCTACGGCGAACTCGAGAAGATCGTCGCCGCGGCCGAGGCGGAACTGGGCGACACGCTCGACATTCTCCTCGCCGACGGCCGCTACGCCTTCATCGGCGACATCGCCGCCGACGCGGTGCGGCAGAAAGGCGTCGCCACCGCGGCGCTGACTCAGCGGATCGACCGCGTCGTCCTCCACCGCGTCTTCGGCCTGCCGATCTTCCTCGGCGTGATGTACGCGATGTTCCTGTTCACCATCAACGTCGGCGGCGCGTTCATCGACTTCTTCGACCAGTTCTTCGCCACCCTGTTCGTCGACGGCTTCGGCCACCTGCTCGCCTCGATCGGCGCGCCCGACTGGGCGGTGGCGCTGCTCGCCAAGGGCGTCGGCGGCGGCATCCAGACGGTCGCCACCTTCGTGCCGGTGATCGGCTGCCTGTTCCTGTTCCTCTCTTTCCTCGAGGATTCGGGCTACATGGCGCGCGCCGCGTTCGTGATGGACCGGGTGATGCGCGCGATCGGCCTGCCGGGCAAGGCGTTCGTGCCGCTGATCGTCGGCTTCGGCTGCTCGGTTCCGGCGGTGATGGCGGCCCGCACCCTCGAAAACCCGCGCGACCGCATCCTCACCGCGCTGATGGCGCCGTTCATGTCGTGCGGCGCGCGGCTGCCGGTCTACGTGCTGTTCGCCGCCGCGTTCTTTCCCGCGAGCGGCCAGAACGTCGTCTTCGCGCTCTACCTGATCGGCATCGCGGCGGCGATCGGCACCGGCTTCATGCTGAAGTCGACGCTGCTGCGCGGCGACACCGCGCCGTTCATCATGGAGCTGCCGCCCTACCACCTGCCGCAGACCTTCAGCCTGCTGCTGCGCGCGTGGGACCGCCTCAAGGTGTTCATCCTGCGCGCGGGCAAGATGATCGTCAGCGTCGTCGTGGTGCTGTCGTTCCTCAATTCCTGGGGCACCGACGGCAGCTTCGGCAACGAGGACTCCGACCAGTCGGTGCTGTCGGCGATCGGCCGCACCGTGGTGCCGGTGCTGTCGCCGATGGGCGTCCGCGAGGACAACTGGCCCGCCGCCGTCGGCATGTTCACCGGCATCTTCGCCAAGGAAGCGGTGATCGGCACGCTCAACGCCCTCTATGCCGGAGTCGGCGACGCCGCGGCCGAGGACGACGGCGCCGCCGCGCCGGAGGCGGAAGAGAGCTTCGACCTCTGGGGCGGGCTCGCGGGCGCGTTCGCGACCATCCCCGAAAACCTCGCGGGCGTCGTCGACCAGCTCGCCGATCCGCTCGGCATCGAGGTCGGCGATTTGTCCGACTCCGCCGCGGTCGCCGAGGAGAACGAGGTGGACATGGCCACCTTCGGCGCGATGCAGACCCTGTTCGGCAGCCAGGCGGCGGCGTTCGCCTACCTGCTCGCGGTGCTGCTCTACATGCCGTGCGTCGCGGCGATGGGCGCGATCTACCGCGAGACCGGCGCGGGCTGGGCGACCTTCGCCGCGCTCTGGACCACCGGCCTCGGCTACGGCGCGGCGACCGCCTTCTATCAGGCCGCCACCTTCTCCGAGCATCCCGGCAGCTCGGCGATCGCGATCGGGTGCGTCGCGGCGGCGCTGATCGCCGCGGTGGCGACGCTGCGCCACCTCGGCGCACCCGCCGCCGGATCGACGGTGGAGGCGTTGCGCCATGCTGAGTGA
- a CDS encoding FeoA family protein, giving the protein MTAVLREMAVGESGRVTGFMAGGSAAYRRKLLALGLTKGSVFKVTRVAPLGDPVEIVLRGFSLSLRRDEAGIVLVEREGGR; this is encoded by the coding sequence ATGACTGCGGTGCTGCGCGAGATGGCGGTGGGCGAAAGCGGCCGGGTGACCGGCTTCATGGCGGGCGGATCGGCGGCGTATCGCCGCAAGCTGCTCGCGCTGGGCCTGACCAAGGGCTCGGTGTTCAAGGTGACGCGCGTCGCGCCGCTCGGCGATCCGGTTGAGATCGTGCTGCGCGGCTTCTCGCTCAGCCTCCGGCGCGACGAAGCCGGGATCGTGCTGGTCGAGCGCGAAGGGGGGCGCTGA
- a CDS encoding FeoA family protein, producing MNATFLTKAPVGKPLRIVDIDGGRAARLRLATLGLREGTTIRLAHADGSGPVVVEVGGGRLVLGAGMADKIVVS from the coding sequence ATGAACGCAACTTTCCTCACCAAGGCGCCGGTCGGCAAGCCGCTGCGCATCGTCGACATCGACGGCGGCCGCGCGGCGCGCCTGCGCCTCGCCACCCTCGGCCTGCGCGAAGGCACGACCATCCGCCTCGCCCATGCCGACGGCAGCGGCCCGGTGGTGGTCGAGGTCGGCGGCGGACGGCTGGTCCTCGGCGCGGGCATGGCGGACAAGATCGTGGTGTCGTGA
- the mgsA gene encoding Methylglyoxal synthase: protein MKARKRIGLVAHDARKDDLVEWVKYNEGTLARHDLCATGTTGRLLQAQCPSLDIARLKSGPLGGDQQLGAMIAEGNLDVLIFFTDPMSTQPHDVDVKALMRLSTVYNIVLAMTRSTADFVINSALFDRDDYRRVVPDYDSYIRRSTPGHG from the coding sequence ATGAAAGCGCGCAAGCGAATCGGCCTCGTCGCCCACGACGCCCGCAAGGACGATCTGGTCGAATGGGTGAAGTACAACGAGGGAACCCTCGCCCGCCACGACCTCTGCGCCACCGGCACCACCGGCCGGCTGCTGCAGGCGCAGTGCCCGTCGCTCGACATCGCACGGCTGAAATCCGGCCCGCTGGGCGGCGACCAGCAGCTCGGCGCGATGATCGCCGAGGGCAACCTCGACGTGCTGATCTTCTTCACCGATCCGATGTCCACCCAGCCCCACGACGTCGACGTCAAGGCGCTGATGCGGTTGTCGACGGTCTACAACATCGTGCTGGCGATGACCCGCTCGACCGCCGATTTCGTCATCAACAGCGCCCTGTTCGACCGCGACGACTACCGCCGCGTCGTGCCCGATTACGATTCCTACATCCGCCGCAGCACGCCCGGCCACGGCTGA
- the rhlE gene encoding ATP-dependent RNA helicase RhlE produces the protein MTFDAFALHPLVLKAVAACGLTEPTPVQAEAIPHVLAGRDVLATAATGTGKTAAYLLPVLSAIAAQPVRRHPGAPTVLILTPTRELAGQVGRSVRDFGKFANVQSVEIVGGMPYREQLRRLARPVDVAVATPGRLLDHVRANRLDLSRIDTLILDEADRMLDMGFAEDVAAIGAACPAERRTLLFTATLDRAMETLARALLRDPARVAIATTESKPDIVQALFHADDLAHKKALLAHHVSRPEVGKAIVFVATKRDADDLARELAEAGHAVAALHGDLSQGQRNHTLKRLHDGRLRLLVATDVAARGIDVRDISHVINFDLPRVAEDYVHRIGRTGRAGATGTAISFAGRDDMGLVIRIERFTHTPLPVMVVPGLEPKLPPRRAPSRPGPKRPGNGGFRKDGPRGEGGFRKEGARKDGGFRKDGPRPGKRDAAGRRPSRGDAGRKRA, from the coding sequence ATGACCTTCGACGCGTTCGCGCTTCATCCCCTGGTTCTCAAGGCGGTCGCCGCGTGCGGCCTGACCGAGCCGACGCCGGTGCAGGCCGAGGCGATCCCCCACGTGCTCGCCGGGCGCGACGTGCTCGCCACCGCCGCCACCGGCACCGGCAAGACCGCCGCCTATCTGCTGCCGGTGCTCTCGGCGATCGCCGCGCAGCCGGTGCGCAGGCACCCCGGCGCGCCGACGGTGCTGATCCTCACCCCGACCCGCGAGCTTGCCGGGCAGGTCGGCCGCAGCGTGCGCGACTTCGGCAAGTTCGCCAACGTTCAGAGCGTCGAGATCGTCGGCGGCATGCCGTACCGCGAGCAGCTCCGCCGTCTCGCCCGCCCGGTGGACGTGGCGGTGGCGACCCCCGGCCGCCTGCTCGACCACGTTCGCGCCAACCGCCTCGATCTCTCGCGCATCGACACCCTGATCCTCGACGAGGCCGACCGCATGCTCGACATGGGGTTCGCCGAGGACGTCGCCGCGATCGGCGCCGCCTGTCCGGCGGAGCGCCGCACCCTGCTGTTCACCGCCACCCTCGATCGGGCGATGGAAACCCTGGCGCGCGCGTTGCTGCGCGACCCGGCGCGCGTCGCCATCGCTACCACCGAAAGCAAGCCCGACATCGTTCAGGCGCTGTTCCACGCCGACGACCTCGCCCATAAGAAGGCGCTGCTCGCCCACCACGTCTCCCGGCCCGAGGTCGGCAAGGCGATCGTGTTCGTCGCCACCAAGCGCGACGCCGACGATCTCGCCCGCGAACTCGCCGAGGCGGGCCACGCGGTGGCGGCGCTGCACGGCGACCTCTCCCAGGGGCAGCGCAACCATACCCTGAAGCGCCTGCACGACGGCCGCCTGCGCCTGCTCGTCGCCACCGACGTGGCGGCGCGCGGCATCGACGTGCGCGACATCAGCCACGTCATCAACTTCGACCTGCCGCGGGTGGCGGAGGATTACGTCCACCGCATCGGCCGCACCGGTCGCGCCGGGGCGACCGGCACGGCGATCTCGTTCGCCGGGCGCGACGACATGGGCCTCGTCATCCGCATCGAGCGCTTCACCCACACGCCGCTGCCGGTGATGGTGGTGCCGGGCCTCGAACCCAAGCTGCCGCCGCGTCGCGCGCCGTCCCGCCCGGGTCCGAAGCGCCCCGGCAACGGCGGTTTCCGTAAGGACGGGCCGCGCGGCGAGGGCGGTTTCCGCAAGGAGGGCGCACGCAAGGACGGCGGCTTCCGCAAGGACGGGCCGCGTCCGGGCAAGCGCGACGCCGCCGGGCGCCGTCCGAGCCGGGGCGACGCCGGGCGCAAGCGCGCCTGA
- a CDS encoding putative Cache, type 2 domain protein (Evidence 3 : Function proposed based on presence of conserved amino acid motif, structural feature or limited homology): MKVLRMLLLAAVVGGPLLALASGFGLFSRRAEDLGTPAVAKALAERAQAMIREDGLEKALAAIAAPPQESELIEGSLYVFAVGLDGTILAHPYDRRSVGRSILGARDFNGVAYGRELVMTARTDRLGWVDYVDVDPVSRKQRRKSTYVLREGDLFVACGYYLK; encoded by the coding sequence ATGAAGGTGTTGCGGATGCTGCTGCTCGCGGCGGTGGTCGGGGGGCCGCTGCTGGCGCTGGCGTCGGGGTTCGGGCTGTTCAGCCGCCGCGCCGAGGATCTCGGCACTCCGGCGGTGGCGAAGGCGCTCGCCGAGCGCGCCCAGGCGATGATCCGGGAAGACGGGCTGGAGAAGGCCCTGGCGGCGATCGCCGCCCCGCCCCAGGAGAGCGAGCTGATCGAGGGCAGCCTCTACGTCTTCGCGGTCGGGCTCGACGGCACCATCCTCGCCCATCCCTACGACCGCCGCAGCGTCGGCCGCTCGATTCTCGGCGCGCGCGACTTCAACGGCGTCGCCTACGGACGCGAACTGGTGATGACCGCCCGCACCGACCGGCTCGGCTGGGTCGACTACGTCGACGTCGATCCGGTCAGCCGCAAGCAACGCCGCAAGAGCACCTACGTCCTGCGCGAGGGCGACCTGTTCGTCGCCTGCGGCTACTACCTCAAGTGA
- the htpG gene encoding Chaperone protein HtpG: MTVETLHFQAEVTKLLDIVVHALYSQKDVFLRELVSNASDACDRLRYAAITDPALTEGDSDFKVRLIPDETAKLLTVADNGIGMSREELVENLGTIARSGTQRFAEALAQQAKGDGAAALNLIGQFGVGFYAAFMVADRVDVITRKAGEDQGWKWSSDGKGDFTVEPFDGAARGTRIVLHLKDDAQDYLKGAELARVVKTYSDHIDLPVVLEEGEESRTLNAASALWTRPKAEITPEQYTEFYHHVGHAFDDPWLTVHMHAEGAIEYTGLVFVPSDRPFDLFDPDRRQRLKLYVRRVFITDDCEGLVPSYLRFLKGVVDTPDLPLNVSREMLQDNPLVRKIGRGLVGKVLGEIGKAAEDKDRYAQFWETFGAVLKEGIYEDFERHATILDLCRFRSSLRDGWISLADYLEAMPEGQDAIYFLTGDSVEALRVNPQIEGFTAKGVEVLLLTDTIDEFWTAMAPPYKEHRFAPVALAGGDLSKIKAKDAPAEADAPEADKTLEADIHALAQAMKTVLGDAVSAVKASERLTASPVCLVAGDAGVSLHMERLLKAHNRTGAHADRVLEINPKHPVIKSLAQRTASEGFADAAWLLLDQARIVEGEPVDDAAAFSRRLTAVMEKGLF, from the coding sequence ATGACCGTGGAAACCCTGCATTTTCAGGCGGAAGTCACCAAGCTCCTCGACATCGTGGTTCACGCCCTCTACTCGCAGAAGGACGTGTTCCTGCGCGAACTGGTGTCCAACGCCTCGGACGCCTGCGACCGTCTGCGTTACGCGGCGATCACCGACCCCGCCCTCACCGAGGGCGACAGCGACTTCAAGGTCCGCCTGATTCCCGACGAGACCGCCAAGCTCCTCACCGTCGCCGACAACGGCATCGGCATGAGCCGCGAGGAACTGGTCGAAAACCTCGGCACCATCGCCCGTTCCGGCACCCAGCGCTTCGCCGAGGCGCTGGCGCAGCAGGCCAAGGGCGACGGCGCGGCGGCGCTCAACCTGATCGGCCAGTTCGGCGTCGGCTTCTACGCCGCGTTCATGGTCGCCGACCGCGTCGACGTGATCACCCGCAAGGCGGGCGAGGATCAGGGCTGGAAGTGGTCCTCCGACGGCAAGGGCGACTTCACCGTCGAGCCGTTCGACGGCGCGGCGCGCGGCACCCGCATCGTCCTGCACCTCAAGGACGACGCGCAGGACTACCTCAAGGGCGCCGAGCTCGCGCGGGTGGTGAAGACCTACTCGGACCACATCGACCTGCCGGTGGTGCTGGAGGAAGGCGAGGAAAGCCGCACCCTCAACGCCGCCTCGGCGCTGTGGACCCGCCCGAAGGCGGAGATCACCCCCGAGCAGTACACCGAGTTCTACCACCACGTCGGCCATGCGTTCGACGACCCGTGGCTGACCGTGCACATGCACGCCGAGGGCGCGATCGAATACACCGGGCTGGTGTTCGTGCCCTCCGACCGGCCGTTCGACCTGTTCGACCCGGACCGCCGCCAGCGCCTCAAGCTCTACGTCCGCCGCGTCTTCATCACCGACGACTGCGAAGGGCTGGTGCCGTCGTACCTGCGGTTCCTCAAGGGCGTGGTCGACACTCCCGACCTGCCGCTCAACGTCTCCCGCGAGATGCTTCAGGACAACCCGCTGGTGCGGAAGATCGGCCGCGGCCTGGTCGGCAAGGTGCTGGGCGAGATCGGCAAGGCGGCGGAGGACAAGGACCGCTACGCCCAGTTCTGGGAGACCTTCGGCGCGGTGCTGAAGGAAGGCATCTACGAGGACTTCGAGCGCCACGCGACGATCCTCGACCTCTGCCGCTTCCGCTCGTCGCTGCGCGACGGCTGGATCAGCCTCGCCGACTATCTCGAGGCGATGCCCGAGGGCCAGGACGCGATCTACTTCCTCACCGGCGATTCGGTCGAGGCGCTCCGGGTCAATCCGCAGATCGAGGGCTTCACCGCCAAGGGCGTCGAGGTGCTGCTGCTCACCGACACCATCGACGAGTTCTGGACCGCGATGGCCCCGCCCTACAAGGAGCACCGCTTCGCGCCGGTCGCCCTGGCGGGCGGCGACCTCTCCAAGATCAAGGCGAAGGACGCCCCGGCCGAGGCGGACGCGCCCGAGGCCGACAAGACCCTGGAGGCCGACATCCACGCCCTCGCCCAGGCGATGAAGACGGTGCTCGGCGACGCGGTCTCGGCGGTGAAGGCGTCCGAGCGCCTGACCGCGAGCCCGGTGTGCCTGGTGGCGGGCGACGCGGGCGTGAGCCTGCACATGGAGCGCCTGCTGAAGGCCCACAACCGCACCGGCGCGCACGCCGACCGGGTGCTGGAGATCAACCCCAAGCACCCGGTGATCAAGTCGCTCGCGCAGCGCACCGCGAGCGAGGGCTTCGCCGACGCGGCGTGGCTGTTGCTCGATCAGGCGCGGATCGTCGAGGGCGAGCCGGTCGACGACGCCGCCGCCTTCTCCCGCCGCCTGACCGCGGTGATGGAAAAGGGCCTGTTCTGA